In Desulfurobacteriaceae bacterium, one DNA window encodes the following:
- a CDS encoding glycosyltransferase produces the protein MKTLVVLDERWHSALTDLGIKVAKILKGSVACAVLKGYPAEKEVKSLGLSFFYIEDPRKSLPFKPFFSLKRVLEEFNPDIVITIRGDELLFASLLKKKLGFKLFRIHGEAKGIRDTVLNRFLHEKFVDGVILSSKQLLNNVVINIPKVFVHGAVDTEKFRFSKSGRERIRKELKVESSILLGIVGRLDPVKGHALFLKSLSILLKKGLDVKGLVVGEEKNIKLSELKGLAESLKISDKVIFIPEKRKDIVDIMSAVDIGVVSSIGSEMIARVPLEFMACGRPIIVTNVGVLPEIVKKEFGEVVDLNENLLSKGIERIILKDLRKLGNLARKEAVSKYSMEKLSEVINSFIRNEV, from the coding sequence ATGAAAACTCTCGTCGTTCTTGACGAAAGATGGCACAGTGCCTTAACAGATTTGGGGATAAAAGTAGCAAAAATTTTAAAAGGTAGCGTTGCCTGTGCAGTTTTAAAAGGTTATCCTGCAGAAAAAGAGGTAAAAAGCTTAGGACTTTCCTTTTTTTATATTGAAGATCCAAGAAAAAGTTTACCTTTTAAACCTTTCTTCTCTTTAAAGAGGGTTTTGGAAGAGTTTAATCCAGATATTGTTATAACTATACGTGGGGACGAGCTACTTTTTGCGTCACTTCTTAAAAAAAAGTTGGGTTTTAAACTATTTAGAATTCATGGCGAAGCAAAGGGTATTAGAGATACCGTTTTAAACAGGTTTCTACACGAAAAGTTTGTTGATGGAGTCATTCTTTCTTCAAAACAACTCTTAAACAATGTTGTTATAAATATTCCAAAAGTTTTCGTTCATGGGGCAGTAGATACAGAAAAGTTTAGGTTCTCAAAATCTGGAAGAGAAAGAATAAGAAAAGAGTTAAAGGTAGAAAGTTCAATACTCTTAGGAATTGTAGGAAGGTTAGACCCTGTAAAAGGGCATGCTCTTTTTTTAAAATCCTTGTCTATTCTTTTAAAGAAGGGGTTAGATGTAAAAGGTTTAGTTGTTGGAGAAGAAAAAAATATAAAACTTTCAGAACTTAAAGGTCTTGCTGAAAGTTTAAAAATCTCCGATAAAGTCATTTTCATTCCGGAAAAAAGGAAAGATATTGTTGACATAATGTCAGCAGTTGATATAGGCGTTGTTTCGTCTATTGGTTCTGAAATGATAGCAAGGGTTCCTTTGGAATTTATGGCTTGTGGTAGGCCGATCATTGTCACAAATGTAGGGGTTCTTCCTGAGATAGTTAAAAAGGAGTTCGGGGAAGTGGTTGATCTTAATGAGAATCTTTTAAGTAAAGGTATAGAGAGAATTATTCTTAAAGATTTGAGAAAGCTTGGGAATCTTGCCCGAAAGGAAGCTGTTTCTAAATATTCTATGGAGAAACTATCAGAGGTAATAAATTCATTTATTCGAAACGAGGTTTAG
- a CDS encoding polysaccharide deacetylase family protein — MKDVVFFLHRVYPTRKSKMDDLTLSTFEKALKLIRTHFKIVPLEAILEEKDKKPRCAITFDDGYADNFVYAYPILKKMGVPAHIFVSSGRILKSGVRKTLLDYWKGKVAENELFSPTSMAEAHEEFLKKGKSSEFLSWEEMEKMKDIFTFGAHGKDHLSFPNDERIVDFYDGTNPKWTMYIYGGSEPFVGLPFFPTRSELDVRKFFPSKELLEFCKTFPKEGNWKSALRKEIGKSFRRLGYFETKEEAKKRIENILVSSKKEIEKKLGIEVNTFAWPFGHYSEFSKKIAGNIYKYIFTVKKGFIDETEDPKELPRVSLGKDIFTVLGRLFTFSTKIGYKVYKVFKRGKVL, encoded by the coding sequence ATGAAAGATGTTGTCTTTTTTCTTCACAGGGTTTATCCGACGAGAAAGTCCAAAATGGATGACTTAACGCTGTCAACTTTCGAAAAAGCTTTAAAGCTAATAAGAACCCATTTCAAAATAGTTCCTTTAGAAGCTATTTTAGAAGAAAAAGACAAAAAGCCTCGTTGTGCAATTACTTTTGATGATGGCTATGCTGATAACTTTGTCTATGCATATCCGATTCTAAAGAAAATGGGAGTTCCTGCACACATTTTCGTGTCCTCAGGTAGAATTTTGAAAAGCGGTGTTAGGAAAACGCTATTAGACTATTGGAAAGGAAAGGTAGCAGAAAACGAACTTTTTTCTCCTACTTCAATGGCTGAAGCTCACGAGGAATTTTTGAAAAAGGGGAAATCTTCTGAGTTTCTCTCGTGGGAAGAGATGGAGAAGATGAAGGATATTTTCACTTTTGGTGCTCATGGGAAAGACCATCTCTCTTTTCCTAATGATGAAAGGATTGTTGACTTTTACGATGGCACAAATCCAAAATGGACAATGTATATTTACGGTGGTTCAGAACCTTTCGTTGGACTTCCCTTTTTTCCAACGCGAAGTGAACTTGATGTAAGAAAGTTTTTTCCTTCTAAAGAACTTTTGGAATTCTGTAAAACTTTTCCTAAAGAAGGAAACTGGAAGAGTGCATTAAGAAAAGAAATTGGTAAAAGCTTTAGAAGGCTTGGATATTTTGAGACAAAAGAAGAAGCAAAGAAAAGGATAGAAAATATCTTGGTTTCATCTAAGAAAGAAATAGAGAAAAAACTTGGAATAGAAGTTAATACATTTGCTTGGCCCTTTGGACACTATTCAGAGTTTAGCAAAAAAATAGCTGGTAATATTTACAAGTATATCTTTACGGTAAAAAAAGGTTTTATAGATGAAACAGAAGATCCTAAGGAGCTTCCCAGAGTTTCTCTTGGTAAAGACATTTTCACCGTTCTTGGGAGGCTTTTCACTTTTTCCACAAAAATTGGTTACAAGGTTTATAAAGTCTTTAAGAGAGGTAAAGTTCTTTGA
- the priA gene encoding primosomal protein N': MEVALDLPIDSTFYYKVPKVVSNPPAVGKRVIVPFGKSDLLKTGIIVSVKEKVDDDFPLEKIKELFDIPDDFSLFTEKTLEVARWVADYYCASLGETLFSFLPSGFVVSESFTVKLKTEKFSLKLTPSERKVIEVLKNVKSSKISSLKKRVKLSNFYGVLKALIAKGILEKEESIKKDSIPTEKFAVLVNEKDVKGTRAKELLEYLKVYKKVGLKDLREIGFDSQVIKRLVDKGIIEIVEERVILENKPQDLVDDRKIRLTPSQQKAFEKLTGASSGKFLLYGITGSGKMEVYLKVAEEYVKRGKSVLILVPELLLTPELRARVESYFGKNIGIYHGKLKEKEKISVWLKAVRGESKVFIGTRISVLLPIKDLGLIIVDEEQDSSYKEHQKPYYNARDVALRRSEVEKFPIILVSATPSIETFYKVEKGKIEKLELKERVSTVPLPFIKVVNLQKASRVSIFSKELLTSLENTVKKGEQVLLFINRRGFFATSFCPNCGFTIECGDCAVPLVYHKREKKLICHICGRRYKPIYRCPVCKSRLEFKGYGTERVEEEIRILYPEFRVVRLDQDTVKDPKVGSKLIKDIKEGKYDVIVGTQIVSKSHNFPKLTLVGILMADFLGGAPDFKVSERIFQTIVHTTGRAGRFKPGAAIVQAFNPDLPAIKFATEYKFQEFYKEEMETRKLLNYPPFVKSVLLEFQLEDVTRFQRLEEKFNSVREKLLNFFYVPKLSPAPISKVAGRYRFISFLRASDEGKFLEGLTFLKNEMYRKFSGLNYKIEVDPVRIV, encoded by the coding sequence GTGGAAGTAGCCTTAGATCTTCCTATTGACTCAACTTTTTATTATAAAGTTCCAAAAGTTGTTTCAAATCCTCCAGCAGTCGGAAAAAGAGTTATAGTCCCTTTTGGAAAAAGTGATTTACTGAAAACGGGAATAATAGTTTCCGTAAAAGAGAAAGTTGATGACGACTTTCCACTTGAAAAGATAAAAGAACTTTTTGATATCCCCGATGATTTTTCGCTTTTTACGGAAAAAACTTTAGAAGTGGCAAGATGGGTTGCTGATTATTATTGCGCTTCTTTGGGGGAAACTCTGTTTTCTTTTCTCCCATCTGGATTTGTTGTTTCAGAGTCTTTCACTGTCAAACTAAAAACAGAAAAGTTTTCTTTGAAATTGACTCCTTCTGAAAGAAAAGTAATAGAAGTTCTTAAAAACGTTAAATCTTCAAAAATTTCTTCATTGAAGAAAAGAGTAAAGCTTTCGAACTTTTATGGTGTTCTTAAAGCTTTGATTGCTAAAGGAATTTTAGAGAAAGAAGAGTCTATAAAGAAAGATTCTATTCCAACAGAGAAGTTTGCTGTTCTCGTAAATGAAAAAGATGTTAAGGGCACTAGAGCAAAAGAGTTGCTTGAGTACTTAAAAGTTTATAAGAAAGTTGGTTTGAAAGATCTTCGTGAGATTGGATTTGACAGTCAAGTGATTAAAAGGCTTGTGGATAAGGGAATTATTGAAATAGTGGAAGAAAGGGTCATTCTTGAGAATAAACCTCAAGACCTTGTTGATGATAGAAAGATAAGACTTACTCCGTCACAACAGAAAGCTTTTGAAAAATTGACGGGAGCTTCTTCAGGAAAGTTTCTTCTTTATGGCATTACAGGTTCTGGGAAAATGGAGGTTTACCTTAAAGTAGCGGAAGAGTATGTAAAAAGAGGAAAGTCGGTTTTGATTTTAGTTCCAGAACTACTTCTAACTCCTGAACTTAGAGCAAGGGTTGAAAGTTACTTTGGAAAGAACATTGGAATCTATCATGGGAAGTTAAAAGAAAAGGAAAAGATTTCAGTTTGGTTAAAAGCGGTAAGAGGAGAAAGTAAGGTTTTTATTGGAACTAGGATATCGGTACTTCTTCCAATAAAAGATCTCGGATTGATAATCGTTGATGAAGAACAAGACAGTTCTTATAAAGAACATCAGAAACCTTACTACAATGCAAGAGATGTTGCTTTAAGAAGATCAGAAGTTGAAAAATTCCCAATCATTTTAGTGTCTGCTACGCCTTCCATTGAAACTTTTTACAAAGTTGAGAAAGGAAAAATAGAAAAACTGGAACTTAAAGAGAGAGTTTCTACCGTGCCTCTTCCATTTATAAAAGTTGTTAATCTACAAAAGGCAAGTAGAGTTTCCATCTTTTCAAAGGAACTTTTGACTTCTTTAGAAAACACAGTAAAGAAAGGGGAACAAGTTCTTCTATTTATTAATAGAAGAGGTTTCTTTGCAACATCTTTTTGTCCTAATTGTGGTTTTACGATTGAATGTGGTGATTGTGCTGTTCCTCTTGTGTACCACAAGCGAGAGAAAAAGCTAATTTGTCACATTTGTGGAAGGAGATATAAACCTATTTACAGATGTCCTGTTTGTAAATCAAGACTTGAATTTAAAGGTTATGGCACAGAAAGGGTAGAGGAGGAAATTCGTATTTTGTATCCTGAGTTCAGAGTGGTTAGGTTAGATCAAGATACCGTAAAAGATCCGAAGGTAGGATCTAAACTCATAAAAGATATCAAAGAAGGTAAATATGATGTAATAGTTGGGACACAAATTGTTAGTAAAAGTCACAACTTTCCGAAACTTACTCTTGTTGGAATACTTATGGCAGACTTTTTAGGGGGAGCGCCCGATTTTAAAGTTTCTGAGAGAATATTTCAAACGATAGTTCACACTACGGGAAGGGCTGGAAGGTTTAAACCTGGGGCTGCTATTGTTCAGGCTTTCAACCCTGACTTGCCAGCTATAAAGTTTGCAACTGAATATAAGTTTCAAGAGTTTTACAAAGAGGAAATGGAAACGAGAAAACTTTTGAACTATCCACCTTTCGTAAAGAGTGTCCTCTTAGAGTTTCAGCTTGAAGATGTTACCCGTTTCCAAAGACTGGAGGAAAAGTTTAATAGTGTTAGAGAAAAACTTTTGAATTTCTTTTATGTTCCGAAACTATCCCCTGCCCCAATTTCTAAAGTTGCAGGTAGATACAGGTTTATATCTTTTCTGCGAGCTTCGGATGAAGGAAAATTTTTAGAAGGACTTACATTCCTAAAAAATGAAATGTATAGAAAGTTTAGTGGATTAAATTATAAAATA
- a CDS encoding glycosyltransferase family 2 protein: MAILTFNSERCIEEVLSSIKDIADEIIVVDSGSKDKTLEIVKSFGAKVYTRKFDNFVNQKNYLLSLCTKEWVLFIDDDEVLSEELKEEIKKVKLKEKSFDGYYVNRLTNYLGKWIKHAWYPDWHLRLAKRKKCVWVGDLVHESLRVEGKVGYLKGDLLHYSYPSISDHLRKVDLYTTLYAKGLYKKGKRFSYIKLITSPIGAFLRRYFLKKGFLDGFEGFVVSVMSSYYSFLKYLKLWEIEKNENSRRS; encoded by the coding sequence GTGGCAATTTTAACCTTCAATTCTGAAAGGTGTATAGAAGAAGTTCTAAGTAGTATTAAAGATATTGCTGACGAAATCATTGTTGTTGATTCTGGTTCAAAGGACAAAACTTTGGAAATAGTTAAAAGCTTTGGGGCTAAGGTCTATACAAGGAAGTTTGATAACTTTGTTAACCAGAAAAATTACCTTCTTTCCCTTTGTACAAAAGAGTGGGTTTTATTCATAGACGATGACGAGGTCTTAAGCGAAGAATTGAAAGAAGAAATAAAAAAAGTAAAGCTAAAGGAAAAAAGCTTTGATGGGTATTATGTGAATCGTTTAACCAACTACCTTGGGAAATGGATAAAACACGCTTGGTATCCAGACTGGCATTTAAGACTTGCGAAGAGAAAAAAGTGTGTTTGGGTTGGGGATTTAGTTCACGAGTCTTTAAGGGTAGAAGGAAAAGTTGGATATTTAAAGGGAGACTTACTCCATTATTCTTATCCTTCCATATCTGACCATTTGAGAAAGGTAGATCTCTACACGACCCTTTATGCAAAAGGACTTTACAAGAAAGGAAAGAGGTTTTCTTACATAAAGCTTATTACGTCTCCCATTGGAGCTTTTTTAAGGAGGTATTTTTTGAAAAAAGGGTTTTTAGACGGTTTTGAGGGTTTCGTTGTGAGCGTCATGAGTTCTTACTATTCCTTTTTAAAGTATTTAAAGCTTTGGGAGATAGAAAAGAATGAAAACTCTCGTCGTTCTTGA
- the ispE gene encoding 4-(cytidine 5'-diphospho)-2-C-methyl-D-erythritol kinase, which translates to MKLILPSPAKINLSLWVKGKRTDGYHEIITVMHTINLIDTISFLPADRLEFSIKGNNSLPLGKDNLIIKACKLFEEKTGIKPKVKITLEKKIPVGAGLGGGSSNAATTLKGLNIIYGKPLKEEELFELATQLGSDVPFFLKGGLAIAYGRGEKLKNYKKGNFKILLVYPYFSCSTKEVYEAMPPVKKDVSLEDAEQLIVMPLLTENLKELEENMENDLELSKALCITQVKEVKKALEAIGLKALMSGSGSSVFALIKEEKIDLTPLKKFGWWIKLLSAI; encoded by the coding sequence ATGAAACTAATACTACCATCACCAGCAAAAATTAACCTTTCCCTTTGGGTAAAGGGGAAGAGGACTGACGGTTACCACGAAATTATAACCGTTATGCATACTATAAACCTCATAGACACTATTTCCTTTTTACCTGCTGATAGACTTGAATTTTCAATAAAAGGTAACAACAGCTTACCTTTAGGAAAGGATAATCTAATAATTAAAGCTTGCAAACTCTTTGAGGAAAAAACAGGAATAAAGCCAAAAGTTAAGATTACTTTAGAAAAAAAGATTCCCGTGGGAGCAGGCCTTGGAGGAGGAAGTTCAAACGCCGCAACAACCCTTAAAGGATTAAACATAATATACGGAAAACCTTTAAAAGAAGAGGAACTTTTTGAATTAGCAACTCAGTTAGGTAGTGATGTTCCCTTTTTCTTAAAAGGTGGACTAGCTATAGCCTATGGAAGAGGAGAAAAGTTAAAAAACTACAAGAAAGGGAATTTTAAGATTTTACTAGTTTATCCTTACTTTTCCTGTTCTACAAAAGAGGTTTACGAAGCTATGCCTCCTGTGAAAAAGGATGTCAGCTTAGAGGATGCTGAACAACTAATTGTTATGCCTCTTCTTACAGAGAACTTAAAAGAGCTAGAAGAAAACATGGAAAACGACCTAGAATTATCTAAAGCCTTGTGCATTACACAAGTTAAAGAAGTTAAGAAAGCTCTAGAGGCTATAGGACTTAAGGCATTAATGAGTGGAAGTGGATCTTCGGTCTTTGCTCTAATAAAAGAGGAAAAAATTGACCTTACCCCCTTGAAAAAATTCGGATGGTGGATTAAATTACTGTCAGCAATATAG